The stretch of DNA TCGCACGCCAGGTCGCCCTGCTGGACCGCAAGAAGCTCGGCCTGACCCTCACCGCCTATGTACTGATCGGCATGGACCGACACACACCAGAGCGCTTCGAGCATTTCGAAGGCGTGATCGGTAAATGCCCGGAAGTGCTCGAGTGCAGTTTGGTCACGGGGATGGACGCCGACTACCAGCTCAAGGTCGTGGTGCCCGACATGGAGCACTACCAGGCCTTTCTGCTTGGCACCCTGACCCGGATTGAAGGGGTTTCCAGCGTGCGCTCCAGCTTTGTGCTGCGGCAGGTATCGTCGAGCACCGAACTGCCGCTGGAGCACTTGCGAAGCTGAGACGTCGCTCACAGTTTCGCCCACACGGTTCGAAGGGTTACTGCCTATAATCCGCGCCCTTCTGTCCCGCCAGGCATGGGGCGTACCCCGCCCTGGCGGCCGGACAGCCACTCCGCCTGCCTGCCACAGGCGCCGCGCCATCAGGCTTCGTGCAAGGGAACATGCCATGAAAGAGACCAACCGCGTGATGCAGAGCTACGGCCGCTGCTGCGCGAGCCCCAGCTTCTTCGATGACTTCTACGCCGCGTTTCTCGCCAGCTCGCCCGCGGTGCGCGAGAAGTTCGCACGCACCGACATGACCGCGCAGAAACACCTGCTGCGCGCCGGCATCCTCAACCTGGTGCTGTTCGCCCGCGGCATGCCGGACACCAAGCTCCGCGCACTGGGCAAAAGCCATTCGCGCGAGCATCTCGACATCCGACCCGAGCTCTATGATCTGTGGATTGCAGCCTTGCTGAAGACGATCGACGACCATGATCCGGAGCTGCAGCAAGAGGACCTCCAGGCCTGGCGCCAGGTGCTCAACAAGGGCATCGACGTCATCAAGTCCCACTACTGACCTAGCAGGCTGAAGGCACCGGATAGAGCCGTTCCGCGACGATTCCTCGAACGCTTTGCTGGTTGTGCCGTCGAACATGGACCGGCAACGGCGCGCCGCGGCAGGCGTATACTTCGCCGCTCGCGCGCCCGGCCCGCCCGTGCGCATTGGTACATAACAGTCAGGAGATAGGCGTGGAGCCAGAAGTTTTTGAGAAGTGGATGATGATTGTTCTGGTCGGTGGCCTGATAGCCTTCATGGCGTTCATCATCTGGGACCTGGCCAAAAAATCGAAGGCCGGCCGGCTCGGCACGACAATCCTCTTCCTGGGCCTGGGTC from Pseudomonas sp. DNDY-54 encodes:
- a CDS encoding globin — encoded protein: MKETNRVMQSYGRCCASPSFFDDFYAAFLASSPAVREKFARTDMTAQKHLLRAGILNLVLFARGMPDTKLRALGKSHSREHLDIRPELYDLWIAALLKTIDDHDPELQQEDLQAWRQVLNKGIDVIKSHY
- a CDS encoding DUF2788 domain-containing protein, translating into MEPEVFEKWMMIVLVGGLIAFMAFIIWDLAKKSKAGRLGTTILFLGLGLCLFAFIAKPIIGYIIEVTQGIPH
- a CDS encoding Lrp/AsnC family transcriptional regulator, which encodes MSKLDRYDLRILHELQHDARISNQELAERIGLSPSPCSRRVKQLEDDGYIARQVALLDRKKLGLTLTAYVLIGMDRHTPERFEHFEGVIGKCPEVLECSLVTGMDADYQLKVVVPDMEHYQAFLLGTLTRIEGVSSVRSSFVLRQVSSSTELPLEHLRS